In Streptomyces sclerotialus, one genomic interval encodes:
- a CDS encoding isoafricanol synthase — MNDPITAAVPLSPVPRRTAPLTIPFPARLNPGVEAARRHTLGWLHGYGMLCGEAATEEYDALRLDRLMAYFYPEADTTELALATDFNAWFFLFDDQFDGELGQCPEAVAHFVDRVVRTMDDAPELLPEEPDSPLVAGYRDIWQRITADAPRAWQLRFQGHWERYLGAYHWEAQNRTRKGALPLEQYLKGRRDSIGVQPCLDFAERCGGYVLPRELHGRAPLAELRRLTAEVVIFVNDIVSVDKELAAGDVNNSVIILHRSTGCTLDQAVRRIVRTANARVDQFQQIAATLPATLKELGMPADVHDHVAHYVTSMQHLMSGNLVWSQETPRYDDTGTAAVRSRPWAELFAAADPGVPAAGRPAGS, encoded by the coding sequence ATGAACGACCCGATCACGGCAGCGGTACCGCTGTCACCCGTCCCCCGGCGTACCGCGCCCCTCACCATCCCCTTCCCGGCGCGTCTCAACCCCGGGGTGGAGGCGGCCCGTCGGCACACCCTCGGCTGGCTGCACGGGTACGGCATGCTCTGCGGTGAGGCGGCGACCGAGGAGTACGACGCGCTGCGACTGGACCGGCTCATGGCCTACTTCTACCCCGAGGCGGACACCACCGAGCTGGCCTTGGCCACGGATTTCAACGCCTGGTTCTTCCTCTTCGACGACCAGTTCGACGGAGAGCTGGGCCAGTGCCCGGAGGCGGTGGCGCACTTCGTGGACCGAGTGGTGCGCACGATGGACGACGCTCCGGAGCTGCTGCCCGAGGAGCCCGACAGCCCGCTGGTCGCCGGTTACCGCGACATCTGGCAACGGATCACCGCCGACGCGCCCCGCGCCTGGCAGCTGCGTTTCCAGGGCCACTGGGAGCGGTATCTCGGCGCGTACCACTGGGAGGCGCAGAACCGTACCCGCAAGGGGGCGCTGCCACTGGAGCAGTACCTCAAGGGCCGCCGTGACTCCATAGGAGTCCAGCCCTGCCTGGACTTCGCAGAGCGCTGCGGCGGTTACGTCCTCCCCCGTGAGCTGCACGGCAGAGCGCCGCTCGCGGAGCTGCGCCGGCTCACCGCCGAAGTGGTCATCTTCGTCAACGACATCGTGTCGGTGGACAAGGAGCTGGCGGCCGGCGACGTCAACAACAGCGTGATCATCCTGCACCGCTCCACCGGCTGCACGCTGGACCAGGCGGTACGCCGGATCGTCCGGACGGCCAACGCGCGCGTGGACCAGTTCCAGCAGATCGCCGCGACCCTGCCGGCGACCCTCAAGGAGCTGGGCATGCCCGCCGACGTGCACGACCACGTGGCGCACTACGTCACGAGCATGCAGCATCTGATGAGCGGCAATCTCGTGTGGTCGCAGGAGACCCCGCGGTACGACGACACCGGCACCGCCGCGGTCCGCAGCCGCCCGTGGGCCGAACTCTTCGCCGCCGCCGACCCGGGTGTGCCCGCGGCCGGGCGGCCGGCCGGCTCCTGA
- a CDS encoding leucine-rich repeat domain-containing protein — translation MPDTFDYWKAGLGRVPAEVWEAVPGPRVLILADNALTELPGRIGELSTLRTLDLGHNALTRLPSSLGDLTGLSGCLYLHDNRLTELPAALGRLARLGYLNIGENPLRRLPDELGGLAGLYELRAQHCALAALPPALGRLARLRELWLRGNRLTALPGSFAGLRELRELELRENELTDVPEALRALPLLRRLDLRGNRIGALPHWLPEWPSLEKLDLRWNAVDEAAPELRALRGRGCVVLT, via the coding sequence GTGCCGGACACGTTCGACTACTGGAAGGCCGGGCTGGGCCGGGTACCGGCGGAGGTGTGGGAGGCGGTGCCGGGACCGCGGGTGCTGATCCTGGCCGACAACGCCCTCACCGAGCTCCCCGGACGCATCGGCGAGCTCAGCACGCTGCGCACGCTGGACCTCGGTCACAACGCGCTCACCCGGCTACCCTCGTCACTCGGCGACCTCACCGGCCTCTCCGGCTGCCTGTACCTGCACGACAACCGGCTCACCGAACTGCCCGCCGCACTGGGCAGGCTGGCCCGCCTCGGCTACCTCAACATCGGCGAGAACCCGCTGCGCCGGCTCCCGGACGAGCTGGGCGGCCTGGCGGGCCTGTACGAGCTGCGGGCCCAGCACTGCGCCCTGGCCGCCCTGCCGCCGGCGCTCGGCCGGCTCGCGCGCCTCCGGGAGCTGTGGCTGCGGGGCAATCGCCTGACCGCGCTGCCCGGCTCCTTCGCCGGGCTCCGGGAGCTGCGCGAACTGGAACTGCGCGAGAACGAGCTGACCGATGTCCCCGAGGCGCTGCGCGCGCTGCCCCTGCTGCGCCGGCTGGACCTGCGCGGCAACCGCATCGGCGCGCTCCCCCACTGGCTGCCGGAATGGCCGTCGCTGGAGAAGCTGGACCTGCGCTGGAACGCCGTCGACGAGGCGGCCCCTGAGCTGCGTGCCCTGAGGGGCCGCGGCTGCGTCGTCCTCACCTGA
- a CDS encoding DUF397 domain-containing protein encodes MAESTTTEQRITGEKQPDLDLTHAQWQPSGQGVGDVQIAFVDGFIAMRDRRSPDGPAVVFSPGEWRGFVLRARDGEFDLT; translated from the coding sequence GTGGCCGAAAGCACCACCACCGAGCAGCGGATCACCGGCGAGAAGCAGCCCGACCTCGATCTCACGCACGCCCAGTGGCAGCCCAGTGGCCAGGGCGTGGGCGACGTCCAGATCGCCTTCGTCGACGGTTTCATCGCGATGCGGGACCGCCGCAGCCCGGACGGCCCGGCCGTCGTCTTCTCACCCGGCGAATGGCGCGGGTTCGTGCTGCGCGCCCGGGACGGCGAATTCGATCTGACGTGA
- a CDS encoding MFS transporter — translation MTAPVPAGDQAAGQGAGRAAVPAKRWGYVIPVAAFMYMLAYLDRNNVSVVLPYMHGELRLSHADMGMVSGIFFVGYVFLQIPAAVLAQRWSARKTVLILMVAWGLAAMACAFVQTKEQFYVARFALGFFEGGVWPAVLILLASWFPLRERARANALWMACLPLSSIIMAPLSGLMLDHASWRWVLFLQGVPPLVWAVVWWFAVADRPAQARWISRAEAAHLESALAADEAAKPAPAGGGSYLKAVRRPQVLLLIGVYFFWMTGFYGFSLWLPSVVKELTHDGSSTEVGLLTAIPFALALGAMVANAAWSDRTRRRRSAVAGPLVAGIAALLLGQVVEGGFLRMVLLCVTAVAVYAPYGPFWAIPGELLRLEVVAVAMGLVNALGNLGGFAGPYLVGWLTDTTGTQLTGFAVLAGSLAVAAGLVTFGLRPAPAAPAERGSQPSAATRFAQR, via the coding sequence ATGACGGCCCCGGTACCCGCCGGGGACCAGGCAGCGGGCCAAGGGGCGGGCCGGGCCGCGGTCCCGGCCAAGCGGTGGGGGTACGTCATCCCCGTCGCCGCCTTCATGTACATGCTGGCGTACCTGGACCGGAACAACGTCTCCGTCGTGCTGCCCTACATGCACGGCGAACTGCGGCTCTCCCATGCCGACATGGGGATGGTCAGCGGCATCTTCTTCGTCGGGTACGTCTTCCTGCAGATCCCGGCCGCGGTGCTGGCACAGCGCTGGAGCGCGCGGAAGACCGTGCTGATCCTGATGGTCGCCTGGGGGCTGGCGGCGATGGCCTGCGCCTTCGTGCAGACCAAGGAGCAGTTCTACGTGGCGCGGTTCGCGCTCGGCTTCTTCGAGGGCGGCGTGTGGCCCGCCGTACTGATCCTGCTCGCCTCCTGGTTCCCGCTGCGCGAGCGGGCCCGTGCCAACGCGCTGTGGATGGCCTGTCTGCCGCTGTCCTCGATCATCATGGCGCCGCTGTCCGGGCTGATGCTCGACCACGCGAGCTGGCGCTGGGTGCTCTTCCTCCAAGGAGTGCCGCCGCTGGTGTGGGCCGTGGTGTGGTGGTTCGCCGTCGCCGACCGGCCCGCACAGGCCCGCTGGATCTCCCGGGCGGAGGCCGCGCATCTGGAGAGCGCGCTGGCCGCCGACGAGGCCGCCAAGCCCGCACCGGCCGGCGGCGGCTCGTACCTGAAGGCGGTGCGCAGGCCGCAGGTCCTGTTGCTGATCGGGGTGTACTTCTTCTGGATGACGGGCTTCTACGGGTTCAGCCTCTGGCTGCCCTCGGTGGTCAAGGAGCTGACGCATGACGGCTCGTCGACGGAGGTCGGGCTGCTCACGGCGATCCCGTTCGCCCTCGCGCTCGGTGCGATGGTCGCCAACGCCGCCTGGTCGGACCGTACCCGGCGGCGCCGGTCCGCCGTCGCCGGGCCCCTCGTGGCCGGTATCGCCGCGCTGCTGCTCGGCCAGGTGGTCGAGGGCGGCTTCCTGCGGATGGTGCTGCTGTGCGTGACGGCCGTGGCGGTGTACGCGCCGTACGGGCCGTTCTGGGCGATCCCCGGCGAGCTGCTGAGGCTGGAGGTGGTCGCGGTGGCCATGGGGCTGGTCAACGCGCTCGGCAACCTCGGCGGCTTCGCCGGGCCGTACCTCGTCGGCTGGCTGACCGACACGACGGGGACGCAGCTCACCGGGTTCGCGGTGCTCGCGGGGTCCCTGGCGGTCGCCGCCGGGCTGGTGACCTTCGGGCTGCGCCCGGCGCCGGCGGCGCCTGCCGAGCGCGGGAGTCAGCCCTCCGCTGCCACCCGCTTCGCCCAGCGGTAG
- the pdxA gene encoding 4-hydroxythreonine-4-phosphate dehydrogenase PdxA codes for MSAASDSAALPVLAVTLGDPAGIGPEIVARTLADPGTAAVGRGIAVGDAAVLRRALAVCGLDGVQVNTIGAPGEARFAPGTIDVLDLGIVTGDLAWGEVSAEAGRAAVAAIETATRIALDGEVDGIVTAPINKEAIWAAGSEHLGHTEMLGELTGAAHFDTMFVVRGLKIFFTTRHVALRKALDQITEERVAASIRHAVTALRVFGHDEPRLAVAAINPHGGEGGHFGDEEITVLRPAVEKAAAEGHGVYGPVPADSVFHQGLAGRYDGVLSHFHDQGHIPAKTVDFDGTVSVTVGLPILRTSVDHGTAFDIAGTGQASPGTMAAAFRAAADFSRFTDRIRAAYGAGVRP; via the coding sequence ATGAGTGCTGCCAGCGATTCCGCTGCTCTTCCCGTCCTTGCCGTCACCCTCGGCGATCCCGCCGGTATCGGGCCGGAGATCGTCGCGCGGACGCTCGCCGATCCGGGGACCGCGGCCGTCGGGCGCGGTATCGCGGTCGGGGACGCCGCCGTGCTGCGCCGGGCGCTCGCCGTCTGCGGGCTGGACGGCGTACAGGTGAACACGATCGGCGCGCCCGGGGAGGCGCGTTTCGCGCCGGGCACCATCGACGTGCTGGACCTCGGGATCGTCACCGGGGACCTGGCGTGGGGCGAGGTCAGTGCCGAGGCCGGGCGGGCGGCCGTCGCGGCGATCGAGACCGCGACCCGGATCGCGCTGGACGGCGAGGTGGACGGGATCGTCACCGCGCCGATCAACAAGGAGGCCATCTGGGCGGCGGGTTCGGAGCACCTCGGGCACACGGAGATGCTCGGCGAGCTGACCGGGGCCGCGCACTTCGACACCATGTTCGTGGTACGCGGGCTGAAGATCTTCTTCACGACGCGGCACGTCGCGCTGCGCAAGGCGCTGGACCAGATCACCGAGGAGCGGGTCGCGGCGAGCATCCGGCACGCCGTCACCGCGTTGCGCGTCTTCGGCCACGACGAGCCCCGCCTCGCCGTCGCCGCGATCAACCCGCACGGCGGCGAGGGTGGCCACTTCGGGGACGAGGAGATCACCGTACTGCGGCCCGCCGTGGAGAAGGCCGCCGCCGAGGGGCACGGCGTGTACGGGCCGGTCCCGGCCGACTCCGTCTTCCACCAGGGGCTGGCGGGGCGCTACGACGGCGTGCTGTCGCACTTCCACGACCAGGGGCACATCCCGGCGAAGACCGTGGACTTCGACGGCACCGTGTCCGTGACCGTGGGGCTGCCGATCCTGCGTACCTCCGTGGACCACGGCACCGCCTTCGACATCGCCGGCACCGGCCAGGCGTCGCCCGGCACCATGGCCGCCGCCTTCCGGGCCGCCGCGGACTTCAGCCGGTTCACCGACCGCATCCGCGCCGCCTACGGGGCGGGGGTCCGCCCATGA
- a CDS encoding four-carbon acid sugar kinase family protein: MPQVLVVGDDLTGSNATGALYARLGLRTVTVSTLDQVRRFADRADVLVVNTGSRHWPAERAYDAVRAVVEAAGPVPLVVKRVDTTLRGNPGRETDAVLDAMAASEASPGPAAAGRTAAALRQALSQAPGPVPSPVSGPAPGPLPRPEPRVLAVPAFPAAGRTTVGGLHLVDGVPLTRTPVARDPFDPVRHSRVAALLGAQTARTTAELPLDIVEGGADQVVAALRAADADIVICDATENAHLHTIAAAAARVAAEDGARWAVLDSGPFGAAYSAALGIRPQGAEPPRVLAVVGSITERTATQLARAETALGAVWCDLDPEHPDPEQALSALRAAAQRGATVLGVRVATGPARPEPNAHTAGRILRALAETTRRAVTELRPGGLYASGGDVAAAVTAALGADGFAIEAEVLPLAVAGHLVGGPHDGLHFATKGGLIGGPDAARDCLDHLRVACTRDALRGREREAGRRERAPAPASPSVHL; this comes from the coding sequence GTGCCGCAGGTACTCGTCGTCGGGGACGACCTCACCGGGAGCAACGCCACCGGCGCGCTGTACGCCAGGCTCGGGCTGCGCACGGTCACCGTCAGCACCCTCGACCAGGTACGCCGCTTCGCCGACCGGGCCGACGTCCTCGTCGTCAACACCGGCTCCCGGCACTGGCCGGCGGAGCGCGCGTACGACGCCGTCCGGGCCGTGGTCGAGGCCGCCGGGCCGGTACCCCTCGTCGTCAAGCGGGTGGACACCACGCTGCGCGGCAACCCGGGACGCGAGACCGACGCCGTACTCGACGCCATGGCCGCCTCCGAGGCGTCCCCGGGGCCGGCAGCGGCAGGCCGCACCGCAGCCGCTCTCCGTCAGGCACTCAGCCAGGCTCCCGGCCCAGTTCCCAGCCCGGTTTCCGGCCCCGCTCCCGGCCCGCTCCCCCGGCCGGAGCCGCGGGTGCTCGCCGTTCCCGCCTTCCCCGCGGCCGGCCGGACCACCGTCGGCGGCCTGCACCTGGTCGACGGTGTGCCGCTCACCCGTACCCCCGTGGCCCGCGACCCCTTCGACCCCGTACGCCACTCCCGCGTGGCCGCGCTGCTCGGCGCCCAGACCGCCCGGACGACGGCCGAACTCCCGCTGGACATCGTCGAAGGGGGCGCCGACCAGGTCGTCGCGGCACTGCGCGCGGCCGACGCCGACATCGTGATCTGCGACGCCACCGAGAACGCCCACCTGCACACCATCGCCGCGGCGGCCGCACGGGTCGCCGCCGAGGACGGCGCGCGGTGGGCCGTACTGGACTCCGGCCCGTTCGGCGCCGCCTACAGCGCGGCGCTCGGCATCAGGCCACAGGGCGCCGAACCACCCCGGGTCCTCGCGGTGGTCGGCAGCATCACCGAGCGCACCGCGACGCAGCTCGCCCGCGCGGAAACCGCGCTGGGCGCCGTCTGGTGCGACCTCGACCCCGAGCATCCGGACCCGGAACAGGCGTTGAGCGCGCTGCGGGCCGCGGCGCAACGAGGCGCGACCGTACTCGGCGTACGGGTCGCGACGGGTCCCGCACGCCCCGAACCGAACGCGCACACCGCCGGACGCATCCTGCGCGCCCTGGCCGAGACCACCCGGCGGGCGGTCACCGAACTGCGGCCGGGCGGGCTGTACGCGTCCGGCGGTGACGTAGCGGCGGCCGTGACCGCGGCGCTGGGCGCCGACGGCTTCGCCATCGAGGCCGAGGTGCTGCCGCTCGCCGTCGCCGGGCACCTGGTGGGCGGGCCGCACGACGGCCTCCACTTCGCCACGAAGGGGGGCCTGATCGGCGGCCCGGACGCGGCCCGCGACTGCCTGGACCACCTGCGCGTGGCGTGCACCCGCGATGCGCTGCGGGGCCGGGAGCGGGAGGCGGGGCGGCGGGAGCGGGCCCCTGCACCTGCGAGTCCCTCGGTTCACCTGTGA
- a CDS encoding DeoR/GlpR family DNA-binding transcription regulator — protein MTNRERAGTRERRRRMVELLGEGDVSVHRLAAEFGVSLSTVRRDLAGLAHEGRITRTYGGAVDHRVPERSWRDKEGVRRAEKAAIARAAAELVRPGDVVLLDAGTTVAGVAHELRDRTDVTLVTNGLSTLLELADAAVELVVLGGRLRRPNEALLGTRTLRELRGITPDLVFLGVDGLDPRRGINCPDHEQAALKEAMAECARDAWVLADDSKLGTGPAAFPYWAALPPGTGLLTTAGTEALAAYEEERWNVSAVHMY, from the coding sequence TTGACGAACCGGGAACGGGCGGGGACGCGGGAGCGGCGGCGTCGCATGGTGGAGCTGCTGGGGGAAGGTGACGTCAGCGTCCACCGGCTGGCGGCGGAGTTCGGCGTCTCCCTGTCGACCGTACGGAGGGACCTGGCCGGCCTCGCCCATGAGGGGCGCATCACCCGTACGTACGGCGGGGCCGTCGACCACCGCGTACCGGAGCGGTCCTGGCGCGACAAGGAAGGCGTGCGGCGGGCCGAGAAGGCGGCGATCGCGCGGGCGGCGGCGGAGCTGGTGCGGCCGGGCGACGTCGTGCTGCTGGACGCCGGTACGACCGTGGCCGGCGTCGCGCACGAGCTGCGCGACCGTACCGACGTCACCCTCGTCACCAACGGGCTCTCCACGCTGCTGGAACTGGCCGACGCCGCGGTGGAGCTGGTCGTCCTGGGCGGCAGGCTGCGCCGGCCCAACGAGGCGCTGCTCGGCACCCGTACGCTGCGCGAGCTGCGCGGCATCACACCGGACCTGGTCTTCCTCGGCGTCGACGGGCTGGACCCGCGGCGCGGCATCAACTGTCCCGACCACGAACAGGCCGCCCTCAAGGAGGCGATGGCCGAGTGCGCCCGGGACGCGTGGGTCCTCGCCGACGACTCGAAGCTGGGCACCGGGCCCGCCGCCTTCCCCTACTGGGCCGCACTGCCTCCTGGTACCGGGCTGTTGACCACGGCCGGTACGGAGGCGCTCGCGGCGTACGAAGAGGAGCGCTGGAACGTCTCGGCCGTGCACATGTATTGA
- a CDS encoding chorismate mutase, which translates to MPSSTSARRGPLRRVLVRRAVVTAAAATVLFTGAPGAVAAPKAHATPKVHAAPAAEAASPAAPSAARPGSSAARPGSYAALRPLAELSAERLATADLVAAAKWGTGSPIDDPAREEQVLDAVAQRARELGADPARTVAVFRDQIEANKIVQRGLHRRWAADPAEAPTTRPDLTEVRKEINRINEGLVRAIAGSSAARTAPSCGPVLTVAAARAVRDAHLDALHTVALARALRSACG; encoded by the coding sequence GTGCCTTCCAGTACCTCCGCCCGCCGTGGTCCGCTGCGGCGCGTCCTCGTCCGCCGCGCGGTGGTCACGGCTGCCGCCGCGACCGTCCTGTTCACCGGAGCGCCCGGCGCGGTCGCGGCCCCGAAGGCCCATGCGACGCCGAAGGTCCACGCGGCCCCGGCGGCCGAGGCGGCCTCTCCTGCCGCCCCGTCCGCCGCGCGCCCGGGGTCGTCCGCCGCGCGTCCGGGGTCGTACGCTGCGCTCCGGCCCCTCGCCGAGCTGTCCGCCGAACGGCTGGCCACCGCCGACCTGGTCGCGGCGGCCAAGTGGGGCACCGGCAGCCCCATCGACGACCCGGCGCGCGAGGAGCAGGTGCTCGACGCGGTGGCTCAGCGGGCGCGCGAACTGGGCGCGGACCCCGCACGCACGGTCGCCGTCTTTCGCGATCAGATCGAGGCGAACAAGATTGTGCAGCGTGGGCTGCACCGCCGCTGGGCCGCCGATCCGGCGGAAGCGCCCACCACCCGTCCCGACCTCACCGAGGTCCGCAAGGAGATCAACCGCATCAACGAAGGCCTGGTGCGTGCCATCGCCGGCTCCTCGGCCGCCCGTACCGCCCCGTCCTGCGGCCCCGTCCTGACCGTGGCCGCGGCCCGTGCCGTACGGGACGCGCACCTGGACGCGCTGCACACGGTCGCGCTGGCTCGCGCCCTGCGCTCCGCCTGCGGGTAG
- a CDS encoding alpha/beta fold hydrolase encodes MADVQKVQVDGVELAYRTWGEADAPPAVLLHGLGEDGEDWRGVVGQLATTRRVYALDQRGHGKSDWPGEYGFERWRDDAIGFLRELRLDEVTLIGHSLGAVTAFLLAAERPELVARLVLEEAAPPLPADPPQEVPEAPPGPPMFDWAAKAAVVAERNAPDPGWWDGLARITAPTLVIGGGSDSHIPQEHLARMAELIPRAELVTIDGAGHLVHEERPREFLDAVQGFLVREG; translated from the coding sequence ATGGCGGACGTACAGAAGGTGCAGGTGGACGGGGTCGAGCTGGCGTACCGGACGTGGGGCGAGGCGGACGCGCCCCCGGCCGTGCTGCTGCACGGTCTCGGCGAGGACGGTGAGGACTGGCGCGGCGTCGTGGGGCAGTTGGCGACAACCCGCCGGGTGTACGCACTGGACCAGCGGGGCCACGGGAAGAGCGACTGGCCCGGCGAGTACGGCTTCGAGCGGTGGCGGGACGACGCGATCGGCTTCCTCCGTGAGCTGCGGCTGGACGAGGTCACGCTCATCGGTCACTCCCTGGGGGCGGTGACCGCCTTCCTGCTGGCCGCCGAGCGGCCCGAACTGGTGGCACGGCTGGTGCTGGAGGAGGCGGCCCCGCCGCTGCCGGCCGACCCGCCGCAGGAGGTGCCCGAGGCGCCGCCCGGGCCGCCGATGTTCGACTGGGCGGCGAAGGCGGCCGTGGTGGCGGAGCGGAACGCGCCGGATCCGGGGTGGTGGGACGGGCTCGCACGGATCACCGCGCCCACGCTCGTGATCGGCGGCGGTTCCGACAGTCACATTCCGCAGGAGCACCTGGCCCGTATGGCGGAGCTGATCCCGCGTGCCGAACTGGTGACGATCGACGGCGCCGGCCACCTCGTCCACGAGGAGCGGCCGCGTGAATTCCTCGACGCGGTGCAGGGGTTCCTGGTGCGCGAAGGGTGA
- the paaK gene encoding phenylacetate--CoA ligase PaaK: MAETPDGPRVRPRTRTRAPEAYDDAERLTREELRALQLERLRATLRHAYDHVPFYRASFDAAGVRPEDCRTLSDLTRYPFTHKDDLRAGYPFGMFAVPEPDVRRIHASSGTTGRPTVVGYTERDLSVWAGVVARSLRAAGARAGHKVHVAYGYGLFTGGLGAHYGAERLGCTVIPASGGMTARQVQIIQDFRPEIIMVTPSYMLTLLDEFERQGIDPRTTSLQVGVFGAEPWTEEMRREIEERFALDAVDIYGLSEVMGPGVAQECVETKDGLHIWEDHFFPEVVDPVTGEALPDGADGELVFTSLTKEAMPVVRYRTRDLTRLLPGTARPAFRRMAKVTGRCDDMIILRGVNLFPSQIEEIVLRTAGVAPHFQLRLTREGRLDQLTVRAEARTDATPEQRATAVERIARAVKDGIGVTVAVEIVDPETLERSVGKIKRIVDLREA; this comes from the coding sequence ATGGCAGAAACGCCGGACGGGCCGAGGGTGCGACCGAGGACGAGGACGAGGGCTCCGGAGGCGTACGACGACGCCGAACGGCTCACGCGCGAGGAGCTGCGCGCCCTCCAGCTCGAACGGCTGCGGGCCACGCTGCGGCACGCGTACGACCACGTCCCCTTCTACCGTGCGTCGTTCGACGCGGCCGGCGTGCGCCCAGAGGACTGCCGCACCCTCTCCGACCTCACCCGCTACCCCTTCACCCACAAGGACGACCTACGCGCCGGCTATCCCTTCGGGATGTTCGCGGTACCGGAGCCCGACGTACGGCGCATCCACGCGTCCAGCGGTACGACGGGCCGCCCGACCGTCGTCGGCTACACGGAGCGCGACCTGTCCGTCTGGGCCGGTGTGGTGGCCCGTTCGCTCCGCGCCGCGGGTGCGCGTGCCGGCCACAAAGTGCATGTGGCGTACGGGTACGGCCTGTTCACCGGCGGGCTCGGCGCGCACTACGGCGCCGAGCGGCTGGGCTGCACGGTGATTCCGGCGTCCGGTGGTATGACCGCCCGGCAGGTGCAGATCATCCAGGACTTCCGCCCTGAGATCATCATGGTGACGCCCTCGTACATGCTCACCCTCCTCGACGAGTTCGAGCGCCAGGGCATCGATCCGCGGACGACCTCCCTCCAGGTGGGTGTGTTCGGCGCCGAGCCGTGGACGGAGGAGATGCGCCGCGAGATCGAGGAGCGCTTCGCCCTGGACGCGGTGGACATATACGGCCTGTCGGAGGTGATGGGACCCGGCGTCGCGCAGGAGTGCGTGGAGACCAAGGACGGGCTGCACATCTGGGAGGACCACTTCTTCCCCGAGGTCGTCGACCCGGTCACCGGTGAGGCGCTGCCCGACGGAGCGGACGGCGAACTGGTCTTCACCTCACTGACCAAGGAGGCCATGCCGGTCGTCCGGTACCGCACCCGCGACCTCACCCGGCTGCTGCCCGGCACCGCGCGCCCCGCCTTCCGCCGGATGGCGAAGGTCACCGGACGCTGCGACGACATGATCATCCTGCGCGGAGTGAACCTCTTTCCCTCCCAGATCGAGGAGATCGTGCTGCGTACTGCCGGGGTCGCCCCGCACTTCCAGCTGCGGCTGACCCGCGAGGGACGACTGGACCAGCTGACCGTACGTGCCGAGGCCCGCACCGATGCCACCCCCGAGCAGCGCGCGACCGCCGTGGAACGGATCGCCCGCGCCGTGAAGGACGGCATCGGTGTCACCGTGGCCGTGGAGATCGTCGACCCGGAGACGCTGGAGCGCTCGGTCGGCAAGATCAAGCGCATCGTCGACCTCCGGGAGGCCTGA
- a CDS encoding VOC family protein: MLSTKYVPGAPNWLDLGVPDVDAAVAFYSEVLGWTFESLGPDAGGYGFFRLDGRTVAAIGPLVEEGAAPSWTLYFHTPDADGTAKAVEAAGGTVRAEPMDVFTAGRLAAFTDPTGAQFAVWQPGEVKGLEVVMESNALCWTELYTTDAATAKDFYGSVFSWQYQDLPMGEAGAYTVVVPAGVAASPAFGQGGIMQLPQENLDRGSTSEWHPYFGVDDCDATAAAATERGATTLIPPVDAEGVGRLAMFRDPYGATFAIIKGEPPTS; the protein is encoded by the coding sequence ATGCTCTCGACCAAGTACGTACCGGGCGCGCCGAACTGGCTCGACCTCGGCGTTCCCGACGTGGACGCGGCCGTCGCCTTCTACAGCGAGGTCCTCGGCTGGACCTTCGAGTCCCTGGGGCCGGACGCCGGGGGCTACGGCTTCTTCCGGCTGGACGGCCGGACCGTCGCCGCGATCGGCCCGCTGGTCGAGGAAGGCGCCGCCCCGTCCTGGACGCTGTACTTCCACACACCGGACGCGGACGGCACCGCCAAGGCCGTGGAGGCGGCCGGCGGCACGGTCCGCGCCGAACCGATGGACGTCTTCACCGCGGGCCGGCTGGCCGCGTTCACCGACCCCACCGGTGCGCAGTTCGCGGTCTGGCAGCCCGGCGAGGTGAAGGGGCTGGAGGTCGTGATGGAGTCCAACGCCCTGTGCTGGACCGAGCTGTACACCACCGACGCCGCGACGGCCAAGGACTTCTACGGCTCGGTGTTCTCCTGGCAGTACCAGGACCTGCCGATGGGCGAGGCGGGCGCCTACACCGTCGTCGTCCCGGCGGGCGTCGCGGCCTCGCCCGCGTTCGGCCAGGGCGGCATCATGCAGCTGCCCCAGGAGAACCTCGACCGCGGCTCGACCTCCGAGTGGCATCCGTACTTCGGTGTGGACGACTGTGACGCCACGGCCGCGGCGGCCACGGAGCGCGGCGCGACGACCCTCATCCCGCCGGTCGACGCGGAGGGAGTCGGCCGCCTGGCGATGTTCCGCGACCCGTACGGCGCCACCTTCGCGATCATCAAGGGAGAGCCGCCCACCAGCTGA